GGCCACACGGAACGCCCGGATCGCGGGGATCACGTGTCCGTCGCGGTGCGGGGGGCGAGCCCTGCACCGGAACGGCTACGTGATCTCCAGCATGCGCTCCCGCACGGCGTACACCACGGCCTCCATGCGCGAGTGCAGCTGCAGCTTGTCGAGAATGTTGCGCACGTGGTTCTTCACGGTGTTCTCGGAGATGAAAAGCTGCTTGGCGATCTCGCGGTTGTTCAACCCCTTGGCCACCAGCCGAAGGACCTCCATCTCGCGGTCCGTCAGCCGGGGCACGGGCAGCTGGGGCGGGCGTTCGGCCTCCTTGCGGCTCATGTTCGCGAACTCGCTGATGAGCTTGGCGGCCATCGCCGGGTTGATTAACGACTGGCCCTCGTGCACGCCGCGCACTGCGGCGGGGACGTCGTTGATCTGGACGTCCTTCAGCAGGTAGCCGGTCGCCCCTGCCTTGATGGCCTCGAAGAGGTCTTCTTCCTCGTCGCTCACCGTCAGCATGATGATGCGGGTGCTGGGGACCGAGGCCCTGATGCCCTTCGTCGCCTCGATCCCGTCCTGCCGTGGCATGCGCACATCCATGAGCGCGACGTCAGGCATGAGGCGATCGGCCAGTTCGACCGCCTCCTGCCCGTCGCTCGCCTCACCGACCACCTCGATGTCAGGCTCAGCCGCCAGCGCCAACGCCAGGCTCCGCCGTATCAGCTCGTGATCGTCAACGATGAGCACGCGGATGGGCTCGCTCGCTGACGTGCGGGCCTCGCCGGAATCGCTCACGAGGCCTCCTTGATCCGCCTCGCGACTGCGTATCCCTCGCTTCGCTCGCTCAACTGAACCTGACTGAGCTCGCTCACGTCTCCTCCTCGTCGGGGGGCCAGAGCCGTAACCGCCATGATGGCACGTGTGCCGCGGTCTTCGGGTGGTCGAGAAGATCTTTCAGCGCGCGATCAGGGCTCCACGAGCCGCAACACGCCGTAGTTGTACCCGCGTCTGTTGTAGACGACGCTCGGCTGGCCGCTCTCCTTGTCCCGGAACAGGTAGAAGTCGTGGCCGACCAGCTCCATCTCGAGCAGTGCCTGGTCGATGGTCATGGGCTCGGCCCGGTGGAACTTCTCCCGGACGATGAGCGGCCCCTCGCCGTCCATCTCGATCGGGACGATGTCGTCGTAGGTCTTGTCGTCGTAGTGCTTGTCGGCCTGCTGGAGCAGTTCGTCCTCGCTGGGCGCGGCCGGCTGCGGCTCGGCGCGCTCCTTGGGCGCCAGGTCGGCGATGTCGGGGAGCGCCGAGGTGAGCTCCGCCACGGAGGGCGGGCAGTGGTTGCCGTGGTGAACCTTGCGCCGGTCGGCCAGCCTCCTGAGGCGGCCTTCCAGCTTGTCGAGGGCTAGATCGAGGGCGGCGAACCGGTCGTCGGCCGAGGCTTCGGCGCGGATGGCCGGCCCTCGTGAGTGAATGGTCAGCTCGACGCGCTCCCGCTGTCCCGCGAGGCGCGGATTGCGTTCCTTCGACACCTCCACATCGACTCGGATCAGTTTGTTGTCCAGACGTTCGATCCTGGCCAGCTTGGTCTCCACCTGGTCTCGGAACCGGTCACTCACTCCTGTGTGCCGGCCCTTGACGATGATGTCCATGCAACAGCCCCCCTTCCGTCTAACGACTGAGCAAGAGCGCCCGACGACGTGCAGTGCGGGCGGGGTCTTCTGTCTGCCCTTCTGTCACCGTTACCCTCTTCCGACTCGCGGTCACCGGGAACTCGGTTGGCACCCGTCCGGCCGACCTGGTCTTCGACCCCACATTCGCCTGCTGAGGGTCTCGCAGCTCTGTTGCCACTACTGCCCTTCTCTTCTGGCGAGAGGCATCTGACCTCTCGGGAAGGCAGGACTTACCCCTAAGCCGCACCGTGATCGGTCGACGAAGAGTCGCCTTACGTGGGCCGTTTTGCCTGCGGCTGGCATCGGCTAGCAGAGCCGG
The Actinomadura luzonensis genome window above contains:
- a CDS encoding response regulator, which produces MSDSGEARTSASEPIRVLIVDDHELIRRSLALALAAEPDIEVVGEASDGQEAVELADRLMPDVALMDVRMPRQDGIEATKGIRASVPSTRIIMLTVSDEEEDLFEAIKAGATGYLLKDVQINDVPAAVRGVHEGQSLINPAMAAKLISEFANMSRKEAERPPQLPVPRLTDREMEVLRLVAKGLNNREIAKQLFISENTVKNHVRNILDKLQLHSRMEAVVYAVRERMLEIT
- the hpf gene encoding ribosome hibernation-promoting factor, HPF/YfiA family; the protein is MDIIVKGRHTGVSDRFRDQVETKLARIERLDNKLIRVDVEVSKERNPRLAGQRERVELTIHSRGPAIRAEASADDRFAALDLALDKLEGRLRRLADRRKVHHGNHCPPSVAELTSALPDIADLAPKERAEPQPAAPSEDELLQQADKHYDDKTYDDIVPIEMDGEGPLIVREKFHRAEPMTIDQALLEMELVGHDFYLFRDKESGQPSVVYNRRGYNYGVLRLVEP